Proteins encoded in a region of the Teredinibacter purpureus genome:
- the rplV gene encoding 50S ribosomal protein L22: MEVAAKLRGANMSAQKARLVADQIRGKTVETALDLLAFSPKKGAAVIKKVLESAIANAEHNEGADVDELKVSTIFVDEGLTMKRIRPRAKGRADRILKRTCHITVKVADQ, encoded by the coding sequence ATGGAAGTAGCAGCTAAATTACGCGGCGCTAACATGTCAGCGCAAAAAGCGCGACTCGTAGCAGACCAGATTCGCGGTAAGACAGTAGAGACGGCTTTGGATTTGTTGGCTTTCAGCCCGAAGAAAGGCGCTGCGGTCATCAAAAAGGTTTTGGAATCGGCTATCGCCAACGCTGAGCACAATGAAGGTGCTGACGTTGATGAGCTGAAGGTGTCCACCATATTTGTGGACGAAGGTTTAACGATGAAGCGCATTCGACCGCGCGCAAAGGGTCGCGCAGATCGTATCTTGAAGCGCACTTGCCACATCACCGTTAAAGTAGCGGATCAATAA
- the rpsC gene encoding 30S ribosomal protein S3 yields the protein MGQKVHPTGIRLGIVKKHTSTWYASKGEYADKLNEDLQVRSYIQKALSHASVSRIEIERPANTARVTIHTARPGIVIGKKGEDVEKLRAAISKQMGVPVHINIEEIRKPDLDAVLVAQSVAQQLERRVMFRRAMKRAVQNAMRQGAQGVKVQVGGRLGGAEIARSEWYREGRVPLHTLRADIDYSTAEASTTYGIIGVKVWIFKGEIIGGVEEAEAAPKKKGAK from the coding sequence ATGGGTCAGAAAGTACATCCCACAGGAATCCGGCTCGGTATTGTTAAAAAGCATACCTCAACTTGGTATGCTAGCAAAGGCGAGTACGCGGATAAGCTGAATGAAGATTTACAAGTTCGTAGCTATATACAAAAGGCACTGTCGCATGCGTCAGTTAGTCGAATTGAAATAGAGCGGCCTGCAAATACTGCCCGCGTTACTATTCATACTGCCCGTCCCGGTATTGTGATTGGTAAGAAAGGCGAAGATGTTGAAAAGCTGCGCGCTGCAATTAGCAAGCAGATGGGTGTCCCTGTACACATCAACATCGAAGAGATTCGCAAACCGGATCTGGACGCTGTATTGGTTGCCCAAAGTGTGGCGCAACAGCTGGAGCGTCGAGTGATGTTCCGCCGTGCTATGAAGCGCGCTGTACAGAACGCAATGCGTCAAGGCGCGCAAGGTGTGAAAGTTCAGGTTGGTGGTCGTTTGGGTGGTGCAGAAATTGCCCGTTCCGAATGGTATCGCGAAGGTCGAGTTCCACTTCACACGTTACGTGCTGATATTGATTACTCGACTGCAGAAGCTTCTACAACTTACGGCATTATTGGCGTAAAAGTGTGGATCTTCAAAGGCGAAATAATTGGTGGCGTCGAAGAAGCCGAAGCCGCTCCAAAGAAAAAAGGCGCTAAATAA
- the rplB gene encoding 50S ribosomal protein L2 gives MPIVKRKPTSAGRRFVVSVVNPDLHKGAPYAPLLEKKSKSGGRNNNGRITTRHIGGGHKQHYRKIDFKRNKDAIPAKVERLEYDPNRSAYIALVCYLDGERRYIIAPKGVSAGDVVESGDAAAIKPGNTLPLRNIPVGSVIHCVEMKPGKGAQLARSAGTSVQLVARDGQYATLRLRSGEMRKVESECRATLGEVSNSEHSLRSLGKAGATRWRGVRPTVRGVAMNPVDHPHGGGEGRTSGGRHPVSPWGTPTKGYKTRSNKRTDNMIIRRRGKK, from the coding sequence ATGCCAATTGTAAAACGCAAGCCAACCTCAGCCGGTCGCCGCTTTGTTGTCAGCGTGGTGAACCCAGACTTACATAAAGGTGCGCCTTATGCTCCTTTATTAGAGAAAAAGTCTAAAAGTGGTGGACGCAACAATAACGGTCGTATTACGACTCGTCATATTGGTGGCGGACACAAGCAGCACTACCGAAAGATTGATTTTAAGCGTAATAAAGATGCTATTCCTGCAAAGGTTGAGCGCTTAGAGTACGATCCAAATCGCAGTGCTTACATTGCGCTCGTTTGTTATCTTGATGGCGAACGTCGTTATATTATTGCTCCTAAGGGCGTTTCGGCCGGTGATGTGGTCGAGTCAGGTGATGCGGCTGCTATTAAGCCCGGAAACACCTTGCCTCTGCGCAATATACCAGTGGGTAGTGTTATTCATTGTGTAGAAATGAAGCCAGGCAAAGGTGCTCAGTTAGCGCGTTCGGCCGGAACTTCAGTGCAGTTGGTTGCTCGTGATGGTCAATACGCTACCTTGCGCTTGCGCAGTGGTGAAATGCGTAAGGTTGAATCCGAATGTCGCGCAACTTTAGGTGAAGTATCGAATAGTGAACACAGTTTGCGTTCATTAGGTAAGGCTGGTGCTACTCGCTGGCGTGGTGTTCGTCCAACCGTTCGCGGTGTTGCGATGAACCCAGTTGATCACCCGCATGGTGGTGGTGAGGGTCGTACTTCAGGTGGTCGTCATCCCGTGTCTCCATGGGGTACTCCTACCAAAGGTTACAAAACTCGCAGCAACAAGCGTACTGACAACATGATTATTCGTCGTCGCGGTAAGAAGTAA
- the rpsS gene encoding 30S ribosomal protein S19 has protein sequence MPRSLKKGPFVDHHLLNKVEVAAEKNDRRPIKTWSRRSMILPEMVGLTIAVHNGRLHVPVLVSEEMVGHKLGEFAATRTYRGHVADKKAKR, from the coding sequence GTGCCACGTTCACTGAAGAAAGGTCCTTTTGTTGACCACCATCTTTTGAATAAAGTTGAAGTTGCGGCGGAGAAGAATGATCGTCGCCCAATTAAAACTTGGTCGCGCCGCTCAATGATTTTGCCTGAGATGGTGGGTTTGACTATCGCTGTACATAACGGGCGCTTACACGTTCCCGTTTTGGTTAGCGAAGAAATGGTTGGTCACAAGTTAGGTGAGTTCGCGGCAACCCGCACTTACCGTGGCCATGTAGCAGACAAGAAAGCTAAGCGTTAA
- the rplW gene encoding 50S ribosomal protein L23, whose amino-acid sequence MNQERLYKVLLGPVISEKAAAVADIANQVVFKVVSNAEKAEIKAAVEKLFNVSVEGVRVLNVKGKTKRTRNGLGRRSDWKKAYVTLAEGSEIDFEAAE is encoded by the coding sequence ATGAACCAGGAGCGCCTATATAAAGTTTTGCTTGGCCCAGTAATTTCTGAAAAGGCAGCAGCAGTTGCCGATATCGCTAACCAGGTTGTGTTTAAAGTGGTTAGTAATGCAGAAAAAGCCGAGATCAAAGCTGCAGTCGAAAAACTGTTTAATGTTAGTGTTGAAGGCGTTCGCGTCTTGAATGTTAAGGGTAAAACCAAACGTACGCGCAACGGTCTAGGTCGTCGCAGCGATTGGAAAAAAGCTTACGTCACTCTAGCCGAAGGCTCAGAGATCGACTTCGAAGCAGCGGAATAA
- the rplP gene encoding 50S ribosomal protein L16 — protein sequence MLQPKRTKFRKQMKGRNRGLALRGSKVSFGEFGLKCVDRGRITARQIEAARRAMTRHVKRGGKIWIRVFPDKPITEKPLEVRQGKGKGNVEYWVAQIQPGKILYEMEGVSEELAREAFALAAAKLPLNTTFVKRSVM from the coding sequence ATGCTGCAACCAAAGCGTACAAAATTCCGTAAGCAAATGAAGGGTCGTAATCGTGGTTTAGCGCTGCGTGGGTCCAAAGTTAGCTTTGGTGAATTCGGTTTGAAATGCGTTGATCGTGGCCGTATTACGGCACGCCAAATTGAGGCGGCACGTCGTGCAATGACTCGTCACGTTAAACGTGGCGGTAAAATCTGGATTCGAGTGTTTCCAGATAAGCCAATTACTGAAAAACCTCTGGAAGTTCGTCAGGGTAAAGGTAAGGGTAATGTTGAATATTGGGTGGCCCAAATTCAGCCAGGAAAAATCCTTTACGAAATGGAAGGCGTTTCCGAAGAGTTGGCGCGAGAAGCTTTTGCTCTTGCTGCTGCGAAATTGCCACTGAATACAACTTTTGTTAAGCGATCGGTGATGTGA
- the rplD gene encoding 50S ribosomal protein L4, which translates to MELSIATPQGAKGTVSVSEVAFGKEFNQDLVHQAVVAYMAGARQGTKAQKNRADVSGGGKKPWRQKGTGRARAGTIRSPIWRSGGVTFAAQPRSFEQKLNKKMYRAAMRCILSELARQERLVVVEGFALEAPKTKSLIAKLAQFDLSDVLIVTEDVDSNLYLASRNLHKVDVRDVQGIDPVSLIRFDKVVVTVPALKKLEEVLV; encoded by the coding sequence ATGGAATTAAGTATTGCTACACCTCAAGGCGCCAAGGGTACTGTTTCAGTTTCCGAAGTGGCTTTTGGTAAAGAGTTTAATCAAGATTTGGTTCATCAAGCAGTAGTGGCCTATATGGCTGGTGCTCGCCAGGGGACCAAAGCTCAAAAGAATCGTGCTGATGTGTCAGGTGGTGGTAAGAAGCCATGGCGTCAAAAAGGTACTGGCCGAGCGCGTGCTGGTACTATCCGAAGCCCAATTTGGCGTTCGGGTGGTGTGACGTTTGCTGCACAGCCGCGTAGCTTTGAGCAAAAGTTGAATAAAAAGATGTATCGTGCAGCTATGCGCTGCATATTGTCTGAGTTGGCGCGTCAAGAGCGTTTAGTTGTTGTTGAAGGGTTTGCTTTAGAAGCTCCTAAGACTAAAAGTTTGATAGCGAAGCTTGCGCAGTTTGATTTGTCGGATGTGTTGATTGTGACGGAGGATGTGGATTCCAATCTGTATCTTGCTTCTCGCAACTTGCATAAGGTCGACGTTCGCGATGTTCAGGGTATCGATCCTGTCAGCCTGATTCGTTTTGATAAGGTTGTGGTCACCGTGCCCGCTCTCAAAAAACTTGAGGAGGTGCTGGTATGA
- the rpmC gene encoding 50S ribosomal protein L29 has product MKATELNEKSVEELNQELLSQLEAQFKLRMQKTTGQLNQTHLMKQARRDIARIKTVLRQKASTSSN; this is encoded by the coding sequence ATGAAAGCTACAGAACTTAACGAAAAGTCAGTTGAAGAGTTAAATCAAGAACTGCTTTCTCAGTTGGAAGCACAGTTCAAGCTGCGTATGCAGAAAACAACTGGCCAATTGAATCAGACTCACTTGATGAAGCAAGCCCGTCGCGACATTGCTCGCATAAAAACGGTTTTGCGTCAGAAAGCGTCCACCTCTAGCAACTAG